A stretch of the Actinoalloteichus fjordicus genome encodes the following:
- a CDS encoding MarR family winged helix-turn-helix transcriptional regulator: MSETDPIDTARVDTTRPDTTQHTTRPETTRRDTTGPERTLPGGRAHPGTTPLGTAPPDTADAGTADDTTSGGPQAIRPASARAAATSTTASRSPVVTGRQAAPDGRVPLDVAVGARTVAAEPWVMWETLIAAVQRWTVQPADALRNCHGISVYDYRLLRLLARAPRPMRKAIANTALDLPPRSLDHSVTRLADRGYLTVTGRGNEKRLALTDFGIEFLEAVIDTLRTVTSDSLPSTALPPRDRAVLVTLLNRLRR; encoded by the coding sequence ATGTCCGAGACCGATCCCATCGACACGGCCCGAGTCGACACCACTCGGCCCGACACCACGCAACACACCACGCGGCCCGAGACCACCCGGCGGGACACCACCGGGCCCGAGAGGACCCTCCCCGGCGGGAGAGCACACCCGGGCACCACACCCCTGGGCACAGCGCCCCCAGACACAGCAGACGCAGGCACAGCAGACGACACCACCTCGGGCGGCCCCCAGGCCATCAGGCCGGCATCGGCCCGAGCGGCGGCCACGTCGACGACCGCGTCCCGGTCGCCGGTCGTCACGGGCAGGCAGGCCGCGCCCGACGGCCGGGTGCCGCTCGACGTCGCCGTCGGCGCGCGCACGGTTGCGGCCGAACCCTGGGTGATGTGGGAGACGCTGATCGCCGCCGTCCAACGCTGGACCGTGCAACCCGCCGACGCGCTCCGGAACTGCCACGGCATCTCCGTCTACGACTACCGACTTCTCCGGCTGCTGGCCCGCGCACCCCGACCGATGCGCAAGGCCATCGCCAACACCGCACTCGACCTGCCACCCCGCAGCCTCGACCACAGCGTCACCCGCCTCGCCGACCGCGGCTACCTCACCGTCACCGGCCGAGGCAACGAGAAACGACTGGCACTCACCGACTTCGGCATCGAATTCCTCGAAGCGGTCATCGACACCCTGCGCACCGTGACGTCGGATTCGCTGCCCAGTACGGCACTGCCGCCCAGAGACCGCGCTGTTCTCGTCACGCTCCTCAACCGGCTACGCCGCTGA
- a CDS encoding DUF2516 family protein gives MSVSSALVPQMWIIFAIWLAGIPAGLFAFGHALSQRADAFVAADKLSKNAWLGITGGATAALVLFRPSGTGTIFWIAGLVAALVYLVDVKPRITDVQRGQRW, from the coding sequence ATGTCCGTGAGTTCGGCGCTCGTGCCGCAGATGTGGATCATCTTCGCGATCTGGCTCGCGGGCATCCCCGCCGGGTTGTTCGCCTTCGGCCATGCCCTGTCACAACGTGCCGATGCGTTCGTCGCGGCCGACAAGCTGAGCAAGAACGCCTGGCTGGGCATCACCGGCGGCGCCACCGCCGCCCTGGTCCTGTTCCGACCCTCCGGCACGGGAACCATCTTCTGGATCGCGGGCCTGGTAGCGGCGCTCGTCTATCTCGTGGACGTCAAGCCGAGGATCACCGACGTGCAGCGCGGCCAACGCTGGTGA
- a CDS encoding helix-turn-helix domain-containing protein, giving the protein MERVDKVVNQAVADIGEYIRTQRNKAQISLRQLAKQAGVSNPYLSQIERGLRKPSAEILAQIAKGLRISAETLYLQAGLLESRGGGPVADAIHADPQLTERQKQALLAVYESFLQEKE; this is encoded by the coding sequence GTGGAACGAGTCGACAAGGTGGTCAATCAGGCGGTCGCCGACATCGGGGAGTACATCCGCACCCAGCGGAACAAGGCGCAGATCTCGCTTCGCCAGCTCGCGAAGCAGGCGGGCGTCTCCAATCCCTACCTGAGCCAGATCGAGCGGGGGCTGCGGAAGCCGAGCGCGGAGATCCTGGCGCAGATCGCCAAGGGGCTGCGGATCTCTGCGGAGACGCTGTATCTCCAGGCGGGGCTCCTCGAAAGCCGAGGCGGCGGGCCGGTCGCCGACGCCATCCACGCCGATCCGCAGCTGACCGAGCGGCAGAAACAGGCGCTGCTCGCCGTGTACGAGTCTTTCCTCCAAGAGAAGGAGTGA